The DNA window GCGTACCCTCCTTGAGCTTCCTCGATACGAACTGGAGCACATCGGGATTTCTGCGATAGGTGTCGGCAGCCCAGTGGCTTATCAGGATGATGGCGTCGAACTTCTCCATGAAGGCGTCCTGTGCCCGCATGTCGGCCTTGATTTTTCCGCCGCCGCGGTATTCGCTGTATTCCCCCTCCGCGCTCGCGATGTATACGATATCGGCGCCGTTCTGGCGGAGCCTTACCATGGGGTATTTAGCCTGGTCATAGTCATACCGGTTATCGAAGATGATTCCGATCCGTTTCCCCTTGAGATACTGATCGCTGATGTGGGCTTTCGATGCCTGTTCGCCGCCGTTGAACCAGTTGATTATGGCATCGAGATAGGGGCCGTTGTCCTGCGGGCCGATGGCGGTTATGATATTGCCGTCGATCTGGGGAGCAGTGTCGTGAAATATGGCTCCGGCGTTTTTGAACTCGATGGAGCGGGGGATGTTACCGGTAATATTTTTCCCGCGGAGGAGGTCGGCGGTCACCAGCACGCAGACACCATGGCAGATGGCAGATACCATGCCGTTACGGCTGTTGACATCCCTGATGATGCTGATCACGTTTTTGTCTTCGCGTATTTCGAGCGGGCTGAAGCCGCCGATGACCACAAATCCGTCCCACTTTGTCTTGAGCGCCGCTTCGGGAGTCATATCGGTTTTCATGGAGTGGAACTCACGGTTTACCACGGGATAGTGGCTCACGATTTTTACATCGGCGCCCGCCTCTCTGAGCCGTAAGGGAGTATACCATGCCTCGTCTATCTGGTACTGCGGGTCGAGAAAGATGGCTATCTTTTTCCCCTCGAGCGGGGCCGGATATTGCTGCGCAGTAACTGCAGGTACAACAGTCAGCATTGCACATATGACAACAAGGAACATTACAGCGGCTTTT is part of the bacterium genome and encodes:
- a CDS encoding DJ-1/PfpI family protein, whose amino-acid sequence is MKKAAVMFLVVICAMLTVVPAVTAQQYPAPLEGKKIAIFLDPQYQIDEAWYTPLRLREAGADVKIVSHYPVVNREFHSMKTDMTPEAALKTKWDGFVVIGGFSPLEIREDKNVISIIRDVNSRNGMVSAICHGVCVLVTADLLRGKNITGNIPRSIEFKNAGAIFHDTAPQIDGNIITAIGPQDNGPYLDAIINWFNGGEQASKAHISDQYLKGKRIGIIFDNRYDYDQAKYPMVRLRQNGADIVYIASAEGEYSEYRGGGKIKADMRAQDAFMEKFDAIILISHWAADTYRRNPDVLQFVSRKLKEGTLVASINWGHTALISADICKGYKIATTWGMQNDIKNAGGTPVLEPVFQDRNLITCATDEDMPLLYRYLVGALTKK